TCTTTTACATTGACCTTGTAATCTAGACTTCAGATTATGGGTTCAACCTTCTTCAGCCTGCACTATCACATCGTCTTCTCGACCAAAGAACGACGACCTTTCATTAAGTCGGAATGGCAGCCACGACTTCATGCTTACCTCGGCGGAATCATTAAAGGCATGCAGGGTGTGGCCGAGATTGTCGGCGGAGTTGAGGAGCATGTTCATATCCTGGCGAGTCTCAGGCCGGTGCATTGCATTGCGGATGTACTTCGCGACTTGAAGAAGGAATCGTCCACGTGGGCTAAAGAGAATTTTGATCGCAGATTCACCTGGCAAGAGGGTTATGCGGCGTTCACCGTAAGCCCCACGGCGACCAACTCAGTTCGTCGCTACATTGCCACGCAG
This genomic stretch from Pyrinomonadaceae bacterium harbors:
- the tnpA gene encoding IS200/IS605 family transposase, giving the protein MGSTFFSLHYHIVFSTKERRPFIKSEWQPRLHAYLGGIIKGMQGVAEIVGGVEEHVHILASLRPVHCIADVLRDLKKESSTWAKENFDRRFTWQEGYAAFTVSPTATNSVRRYIATQ